CCGCACCATCGGCACGCAGAACAGCTGGTACCTGCAGTTTGTGCTGACCACGATCGTGCTGTTCGGCCCCGGCTTACGTTTCTTCCAGAAGGGTATTCCGGCCCTGCTGCACGGCGCGCCCGACATGAACTCGCTGGTGGCGACCGGGGTCAGCGCCGCTTACGGTTATTCGCTGGTGGCTACCTTTGCGCCGCAGTGGCTGCCGGCCGGCACGGTCAACGTCTACTACGAAGCCGCGGCGGTGATCGTCGCGCTGATTTTACTCGGGCGTTACTTTGAGGCCCGCGCCAAGGGCAATACCTCGGAGGCGATTAAACGGCTGATCGGCCTGCAGGCCAAAACCGCCCGCGTGCTGCGCGACGGTAAGGCGGCAGAAGTGGATATCGCCGAGGTCAAACGTGAGGACATTATTGAAGTCCGGCCCGGTGAGCGCATCCCGGTGGACGGCGAAGTGCTGGAGGGTGAAAGCTTTGTCGACGAGTCGATGATCAGCGGCGAACCGGTGCCGGTAGAGAAAAAAAGCGGCGCCGAAGTGGTCGGCGGCACCGTCAATCAGAACGGCGCACTGACGTTTAAAGCGACCAAAGTCGGCAGCGACACCATGCTGGCGCAGATTATCCGCATGGTGGAGCAGGCGCAGGGCGCCAAACTGCCGATTCAGGCGCTGGTGGATCGCATCACCATGTGGTTTGTGCCGGCGGTGATGACCGTGGCGCTGCTGACGTTTCTGGTCTGGCTGTTCTTCGGGCCGTCGCCGGCGCTGTCGTTTGCGCTGGTGAATGCGGTGGTGGTGCTGATTATCGCCTGTCCGTGCGCCATGGGGCTGGCGACGCCGACCTCCATCATGGTGGGCACCGGGCGCGCGGCGCAGCTGGGCGTGCTGTTCCGCAAAGGCGAGGCGCTGCAGTCGCTGCGGGATGCGGCCGTGGTGGCGGTGGATAAAACCGGCACCCTGACCAAAGGGAGTCCGGAACTGACCGATCTGGTGCTGGCGCCCGGCTTTGAGCGCGCGCAGGTGCTGGGGCTGGTGGCGACCGTGGAAAACAAATCGGAACACCCCATCGCCCGCGCCATTGTCGATGCCGCGCAGCAGGAGAGTGTGCCGCTGTCGACTATTACGCGCTTTGAGTCGGTCACCGGTTTTGGCGTGAACGCCGATATCGAGGGGATGACCGTCGCGGTGGGCGCGGATCGCTATATGCAGCAGCTGGGGCTGGACGTGGCGCAGATGGCGGAAGGTGCCGCGCGGCTGGGCGATGAGGGCAAAACGCCGTTGTATGTCGCCATCGATGGCCGGCTGGCGGCGATGATCGCGGTGGCCGATCCGATCAAAGACACCACCCTGCCGGCGATTAAGGCGCTGCATGAACTGGGGCTGAAAGTGGCGATGATCACCGGCGACAACCGCCGTACCGCGCAGGCGATTGCGCGTCAGCTGGGGATCGATGAGGTGGTGGCTGAAGTGCTGCCGGACGGTAAAGTCGCGGCCATTGAGCGCCTCGCCGCCGAGTATGGGCCGGTGGCCTACGTCGGCGACGGCATCAACGATGCGCCGGCGCTGGCCGCCGCGCACGTGGGCATCGCCATCGGCACCGGGACGGATATCGCCATCGAGGCTGCCGACGTGGTGCTGATGTCCGGCGATTTGGGCGGCGTCTCCAGCGCGATTGCGCTGTCGAAAGCCACGCTGGTGAATATCAAACAGAATCTGTTCTGGGCCTTTGCCTATAACGTGGCGTTGATTCCGGTAGCGGCGGGCATACTGTATCCGCTGAACGGCACCCTGCTGTCGCCGGTGTTTGCCGCCAGCGCCATGGCGTTATCCAGCGTGTTCGTGGTGAGCAACGCGCTGCGGCTGCGCCGCTTTACGCCGCCGCTGCGTCAGGCGGACGGGCACTGAACCCGCCAGGAACGGCAAAC
The nucleotide sequence above comes from Serratia rhizosphaerae. Encoded proteins:
- a CDS encoding heavy metal translocating P-type ATPase; this translates as MNTHSTASQSKASTAINFPVVGMTCASCVGRVERALKAVPGVADASVNLATERAFVTFSGAPDVAAAVKAVNDAGYTVELETINLSVTGMTCASCVGRVERALAAVDGVEQATVNLATERAQVQVAAGVSPDELIAAVAQAGYEAQTIAADKSDTADQAVRQAAELRSLKKALLVAVCFALPVFILEMGSHLVPGMHALIDRTIGTQNSWYLQFVLTTIVLFGPGLRFFQKGIPALLHGAPDMNSLVATGVSAAYGYSLVATFAPQWLPAGTVNVYYEAAAVIVALILLGRYFEARAKGNTSEAIKRLIGLQAKTARVLRDGKAAEVDIAEVKREDIIEVRPGERIPVDGEVLEGESFVDESMISGEPVPVEKKSGAEVVGGTVNQNGALTFKATKVGSDTMLAQIIRMVEQAQGAKLPIQALVDRITMWFVPAVMTVALLTFLVWLFFGPSPALSFALVNAVVVLIIACPCAMGLATPTSIMVGTGRAAQLGVLFRKGEALQSLRDAAVVAVDKTGTLTKGSPELTDLVLAPGFERAQVLGLVATVENKSEHPIARAIVDAAQQESVPLSTITRFESVTGFGVNADIEGMTVAVGADRYMQQLGLDVAQMAEGAARLGDEGKTPLYVAIDGRLAAMIAVADPIKDTTLPAIKALHELGLKVAMITGDNRRTAQAIARQLGIDEVVAEVLPDGKVAAIERLAAEYGPVAYVGDGINDAPALAAAHVGIAIGTGTDIAIEAADVVLMSGDLGGVSSAIALSKATLVNIKQNLFWAFAYNVALIPVAAGILYPLNGTLLSPVFAASAMALSSVFVVSNALRLRRFTPPLRQADGH